Proteins co-encoded in one Rattus rattus isolate New Zealand chromosome 5, Rrattus_CSIRO_v1, whole genome shotgun sequence genomic window:
- the Hm13 gene encoding minor histocompatibility antigen H13 isoform X2, which produces MDSALSDPHNGSSEAGTPANGTTRPPSTPEGIALAYGSLLLMALLPIFFGALRSVRCARGKSSSDMPETITSRDAARFPIIASCTLLGLYLFFKLFSQEYINLLLSMYFFVLGILALSHTISPFMNKFFPANFPNRQYQLLFTQGSGENKEEIINYEFDTKDLVCLGLSSVVGVWYLLRKHWIANNLFGLAFSLNGVELLHLNNVSTGCILLGGLFIYDIFWVFGTNVMVTVAKSFEAPIKLVFPQDLLEKGLEADNFAMLGLGDIVIPGIFIALLLRFDISLKKNTHTYFYTSFAAYIFGLGLTIFIMHIFKHAQPALLYLVPACIGFPVLVALVKGEVAEMFSYEESNPKDPAAVTESKEESTEASASKRLEKKEK; this is translated from the exons ATGGATTCGGCCCTCAGCGACCCGCACAACGGCAGCAGCGAGGCTGGCACCCCAGCCAACGGCACGACGCGGCCGCCCTCCACACCCGAGGGCATTGCGCTGGCCTACGGCAGCCTCCTGCTCATGGCGCTGCTGCCCATCTTCTTCGGCGCCCTGCGTTCGGTGCGCTGCGCCCGCGGCAAG agcTCTTCGGACATGCCAGAAACCATCACCAGCCGAGACGCTGCCCGCTTCCCCATCATCGCCAGCTGCACACTCTTGGGGCTCTACCTCTTTTTCAAA CTGTTCTCCCAGGAGTACATCAACCTCTTGCTGTCCATGTATTTCTTCGTGCTGGGGATCCTGGCCCTGTCCCACACCATCAG cCCCTTCATGAATAAGTTTTTTCCAGCCAACTTCCCAAATCGCCAGTATCAGCTGCTCTTCACTCAGGGCTCTGGGGAAAACAAGGAAG AGATCATCAACTATGAGTTTGACACTAAGGACCTGGTGTGCCTGGGCCTAAGCAGCGTCGTTGGTGTCTGGTACCTTCTAAGGAAG CATTGGATTGCCAACAACCTGTTTGGCCTGGCCTTCTCCCTTAATGGGGTAGAGCTCCTGCACCTGAACAACGTGAGCACTGGCTGTATTCTGCTTGGAGGACTCTTCATCTATGACATCTTCTGG GTATTTGGCACCAACGTGATGGTGACTGTGGCCAAGTCCTTTGAGGCACCAATAAAAT TGGTGTTCCCTCAGGATCTGCTGGAGAAGGGTCTTGAAGCAGACAACTTTGCCATGCTGGGACTTGGAGACATTGTCATCCCAG GGATCTTCATCGCCTTGCTGCTCCGTTTCGACATCAG CCTGAAGAAGAACACCCACACCTACTTCTACACCAGCTTCGCTGCATACATCTTCGGCCTGGGTCTCACCATCTTCATCATGCACATCTTCAAGCACGCCCAG CCGGCCCTCCTGTACCTGGTCCCTGCCTGCATCGGCTTTCCTGTCCTGGTGGCACTGGTCAAGGGAGAAGTGGCAGAGATGTTCAG
- the LOC116902125 gene encoding malignant T-cell-amplified sequence 2 — MFKKFDEKESVSNCIQLKTSVIKGIKSQLTEQFPGIEPWLNQIMPKKDPVKIVRCHEHMEILTVNGELLFFRQRKGPFYPTLRLLHKYPFILPHQQVDKGAIKFVLSGANIMCPGLTSPGAKLYTAAVDTIVAVMAEGKEHALCVGVMKMAAADIEKINKGIGIENIHYLNDGLWHMKTYK, encoded by the coding sequence ATGTTCAAGAAATTTGACGAGAAAGAAAGTGTGTCCAACTGCATCCAACTGAAAACTTCCGTTATTAAGGGTATTAAGAGCCAACTGACTGAGCAGTTTCCAGGTATCGAGCCGTGGCTTAATCAAATCATGCCTAAGAAAGATCCCGTCAAAATAGTGAGATGCCATGAACACATGGAAATCCTTACAGTCAACGGAGAATTACTGTTTTTCAGGCAGAGAAAAGGACCTTTTTATCCAACGCTAAGATTACTTCACAAATACCCGTTTATCCTGCCACACCAGCAGGTCGACAAAGGAGCCATCAAATTTGTGCTCAGTGGTGCAAATATCATGTGTCCGGGTTTAACATCTCCTGGAGCGAAGCTCTACACTGCTGCAGTAGATACCATCGTGGCGGTCATGGCAGAAGGGAAAGAGCATGCCCTGTGTGTCGGAGTCATGAAGATGGCAGCAGCAGACATTGAGAAGATCAACAAGGGGATCGGCATTGAGAATATCCATTATCTAAATGACGGGCTGTGGCACATGAAGACATATAAGTGA